ACGTCTCTATATCGAGCATAATGATATAGAGACGTTTTCATACGAATAAAATGGGGGAGTATTCAATGGAAAACTATGTGCAAGTAAATGACCTAAAAGTTTCAGAAATTCTTTATGATTTTATTAACAACGAGGCATTACTAAATTCTGGTATTGAACAAGTGGATTTCTGGGGACGTTTTAGTGAGGTTATTCATGAATTAACGCCAGAAAATAAACAGCTATTGCTTGAGCGTGAAACATTCCAAAAGCAAATAAATGATTGGCATAAAAAAAATACAGGCACGATTGTGTTAAAACAGTATAAAAATTTTCTTGAAGAAATTGGTTATTTAGAGTCTAAAGTTGAAGATTTTAAAGTTTCAACTAGAAATGTTGATGATGAAATTGCCAATCAAGCAGGGCCACAACTTGTCGTACCGGTTAACAACGCTCGATATGCCCTGAATGCTGCGAATGCAAGATGGGGGAGCTTATATGATGCGCTTTATGGCACGGATGTTATTCCAAGTGATAATGGGCAAGAAGTTGGAAAACAATACAATCCGGTTCGTGGAAATGCAGTTATTTCTTATGCGAAGAATTTTTTAAATCACACAATTCCTTTTAAGGATACAGAACATCATCAAATCCAAAGCTATTTTATTGAACAAGGTGCTGTCTATGCGAAAACAGAAGACGGTCAAACAACTTCTTTAGAAAACCCGTCACAGTTTAAAGGGTTTCAAGGCCTTTCTACAAAACCAACTGCTCTTTTATTCGTCAATAACGGGCTTCATGTTGAAATTCAAATCGATCGCAATCACCCTATTGGAAAGACGGATCCAGCAGGTGTGAAAGACGTTTATTTAGAGGCCGCACTTTCAACAATTATGGACTGTGAAGATTCAGTCGCAGCTGTAGATGCGGAAGATAAAGTAGAGGTTTATCGAAATTTATTAGGTCTGATGAAAGGGAATTTAACTTCATCTTTTGAAAAAGACGGTCAAATGATGACAAGATCTTTAAACCCAGACCGTTTATATAAAACGCCATCAGAAGAAAAGTTGGAATTACGTGGCAGGTCCCTAATTTTCATCCGCAACGTCGGCCATCTAATGACTAATCCTGCTGTGTTAGATAAAAACAACGAAGAAGTTTATGAAGGCTTATTGGATGGTGTTATCACATCACTGTTAGCCCTCCATAATTTTGACGAGGACAATACATTTAAAAATTCCCTATATAATTCTATCTATATTGTAAAACCAAAAATGCATGGCTCAAAAGAAGCCGCGTTCGCGAATAAACTATTTAACCGTATAGAAGATATGCTCGGTTTGGAACGATGCACGATAAAAATTGGGCTCATGGACGAAGAACGCCGCACTTCTTTGAATTTAAAAGCTTGTATCCGTGAAGTGAAAGATAGAATTGCATTTATTAATACAGGCTTTCTAGATCGTACAGGTGATGAGATTCATACGTCTATGGAAGCAGGCGTTATGACTCGTAAAAATGACATGAAAAAGACAACTTGGTTAAAAGCTTATGAACAGTCCAATGTAGGCGTTGGGATACAATGTGGTTTACATGGTCATGCGCAAATTGGAAAAGGCATGTGGGCAATGCCAGATAAAATGGCACAAATGCTAGAAGAGAAAATAAATCACCCACAAGCCGGAGCGAACACAGCTTGGGTTCCTTCCCCAACAGCAGCCACTTTACATGCCCTACATTACCATCAAGTGAATGTCCAAGAAATCCAGAAAAAAATTACGCATTCTGATGACATACAAGAAGCCATCTTAGAAGTTCCTTTAGAAAATAAACCAAATTGGCGCCCGAAAGAAATTCAAGAGGAACTCGATAATAACGCTCAAGGAATTTTAGGGTATGTTGTGCGTTGGATTGACCAAGGGGTCGGCTGCTCAAAAGTGCCAGATATTAATGATGTAGGCCTTATGGAAGACCGTGCAACATTACGAATTTCCAGTCAGCATATTGCGAATTGGTTGCATCACGGCATTTGTACAGAAGACCAAGTGCATGAAACGATGAAGCGAATGGCGGTAGTAGTAGATGAACAAAATAAAGAGGATACCTCGTACCGCCCGATGGCCCCAAACTTTGGCGAATCAATCGCTTTCCAAGCAGCTTGCGAATTGGTGTTCGAAGGATTGAATCAGCCGAATGGCTATACAGAACCGATTTTACACAAGCGTCGACTTGAGGCGAAAGAGAGATTTCATTCAGTAGTAAATAAGTAACGATTCGAAAATTTACTATATCCGACCTTTATGTGCTAGGCTAGGCTAATCTTGAAAAAGATTCTAGACCTAGCCTTTTTCTATTGATAAAGTATTAAGGTGGTCGTATTTAATTTTAGTATAACGAATGATGAAATGGACTTACA
This window of the Sporosarcina pasteurii genome carries:
- a CDS encoding malate synthase G, whose translation is MENYVQVNDLKVSEILYDFINNEALLNSGIEQVDFWGRFSEVIHELTPENKQLLLERETFQKQINDWHKKNTGTIVLKQYKNFLEEIGYLESKVEDFKVSTRNVDDEIANQAGPQLVVPVNNARYALNAANARWGSLYDALYGTDVIPSDNGQEVGKQYNPVRGNAVISYAKNFLNHTIPFKDTEHHQIQSYFIEQGAVYAKTEDGQTTSLENPSQFKGFQGLSTKPTALLFVNNGLHVEIQIDRNHPIGKTDPAGVKDVYLEAALSTIMDCEDSVAAVDAEDKVEVYRNLLGLMKGNLTSSFEKDGQMMTRSLNPDRLYKTPSEEKLELRGRSLIFIRNVGHLMTNPAVLDKNNEEVYEGLLDGVITSLLALHNFDEDNTFKNSLYNSIYIVKPKMHGSKEAAFANKLFNRIEDMLGLERCTIKIGLMDEERRTSLNLKACIREVKDRIAFINTGFLDRTGDEIHTSMEAGVMTRKNDMKKTTWLKAYEQSNVGVGIQCGLHGHAQIGKGMWAMPDKMAQMLEEKINHPQAGANTAWVPSPTAATLHALHYHQVNVQEIQKKITHSDDIQEAILEVPLENKPNWRPKEIQEELDNNAQGILGYVVRWIDQGVGCSKVPDINDVGLMEDRATLRISSQHIANWLHHGICTEDQVHETMKRMAVVVDEQNKEDTSYRPMAPNFGESIAFQAACELVFEGLNQPNGYTEPILHKRRLEAKERFHSVVNK